The following coding sequences lie in one Myxococcus xanthus genomic window:
- the serA gene encoding phosphoglycerate dehydrogenase, whose amino-acid sequence MSTPQFPPSPTRAISSDGPFRALLLENIHPSAGEMLAAEGFQVERVSSALKPDELAERLKGVHLLGIRSKTTVPLAALEHAENLLAIGAFCIGTNQVDLTSANTHGIPVFNAPFSNTRSVAEMVIAEIIVLTRQLFDRSREVHAGQWRKVATGSHEVRGKTLGIIGYGHIGSQLGVIAEALGMRVLYFDVMTRLPLGNAQPAVTLEELLGASDFVTLHVPALPTTHMMMGAEQIAQMKKGACLINASRGTVVDIDALARALQSQHLGGAAVDVYPEEPESNSDGFVTALQGLPNVVLTPHIGGSTEEAQASIGKEVATSLLKYFKAGASTGAVNFPHIEAPLIPGTHRILNVHRNIPGVLRDINRIVSDLNANIHAQVLSTDANIGYLLMDLDQDVSTPVCEAIAGLETDIKTRILS is encoded by the coding sequence ATGAGCACTCCCCAGTTCCCGCCCTCTCCGACGCGCGCCATCAGCAGTGACGGCCCCTTCCGAGCCCTGCTGCTGGAGAACATCCACCCGTCCGCGGGGGAGATGCTGGCCGCCGAGGGCTTCCAGGTGGAGCGCGTCTCGTCCGCCCTCAAGCCGGACGAGCTGGCGGAGCGGCTGAAGGGGGTGCACCTGCTGGGCATCCGCAGCAAGACGACGGTGCCGCTCGCGGCGCTGGAGCACGCGGAGAACCTGCTGGCCATTGGCGCCTTCTGCATCGGCACCAACCAGGTGGACCTGACGTCCGCCAACACGCACGGCATCCCCGTCTTCAACGCGCCCTTCAGCAACACGCGCAGCGTGGCGGAGATGGTGATTGCGGAAATCATCGTCCTGACGCGGCAGCTCTTCGACCGCAGCCGGGAGGTCCACGCGGGCCAGTGGCGCAAGGTGGCCACCGGCAGCCATGAGGTGCGCGGCAAGACGCTGGGCATCATCGGCTATGGCCACATCGGCTCGCAGCTGGGCGTCATCGCCGAGGCGCTGGGCATGCGCGTCCTCTACTTCGACGTGATGACCCGGCTGCCGCTGGGCAACGCGCAGCCAGCCGTCACCCTGGAGGAGCTGCTCGGCGCTTCCGACTTCGTCACCCTCCATGTGCCCGCGCTGCCCACCACGCACATGATGATGGGCGCCGAGCAGATCGCCCAGATGAAGAAGGGCGCCTGCCTCATCAACGCCAGCCGAGGCACGGTGGTGGACATCGACGCGCTGGCGCGGGCGCTCCAGTCCCAGCACCTGGGCGGCGCCGCGGTGGACGTCTACCCGGAGGAGCCGGAGAGCAACTCGGACGGCTTCGTCACCGCGCTCCAGGGCCTGCCCAACGTGGTCCTCACGCCGCACATCGGCGGGTCCACGGAAGAGGCTCAGGCCTCCATCGGCAAGGAGGTGGCCACCAGCCTGCTGAAGTACTTCAAGGCGGGCGCCAGCACGGGCGCGGTCAACTTCCCGCACATCGAGGCGCCACTCATCCCGGGCACGCACCGCATCCTCAACGTGCACCGCAACATCCCGGGCGTGCTGCGCGACATCAACCGCATCGTCTCCGACCTCAACGCCAACATCCACGCCCAGGTGCTCAGCACGGACGCCAACATCGGCTACCTGCTGATGGACCTGGACCAGGACGTGTCCACCCCGGTGTGCGAGGCCATCGCCGGGCTGGAGACGGACATCAAGACGCGCATCCTGTCCTGA
- a CDS encoding FAD-binding oxidoreductase: MSTAALPADFLQAITEGFPVDFLTREPGELQEYGRDWTRVYTPAPAAVALPRTTDEVSRLLALCHQHHIAVVPSGGRTGLAGGAVAARGELVLSLQRMTRMGPVDLLGNTVRVQAGAVTEAVHHHCAEHGLTWPVDFASKGSSTVGGNIATNAGGVKVIRYGLTRQWVLGLQVVTAQGEVLELNGALEKNNTGTDLRQLFIGSEGTLGVITEATLKLTQLPGKQDVFLFAVPDVAAVLRLFRDARRQNAFSISAYEFFTDKCMARLGRHRKLRPPFETPSECYVLLEAEAKDAAAVEGWLGSLFERELVTDGVQAQGAAQAAELWALREGISESLSATGLPHKNDISLPVAGLEAFCAELEAIFSVRYPGWEICLFGHIGDGNLHVNVMKPDAMDKAEFLAHTKQADPTMFALVQKHGGSISAEHGVGLLKKDYLGYSRAPAELALLRTLKRALDPQGILNPGKVVDA; encoded by the coding sequence ATGTCCACCGCCGCGCTCCCCGCCGACTTCCTCCAGGCCATCACCGAGGGCTTCCCCGTAGACTTCCTCACCCGGGAGCCAGGGGAGCTCCAGGAGTACGGCCGTGATTGGACGCGCGTCTACACGCCCGCCCCCGCCGCCGTGGCGCTCCCTCGAACGACGGACGAGGTCTCCCGGCTGCTCGCCCTGTGCCACCAGCATCACATCGCCGTGGTGCCCTCCGGCGGCCGCACCGGGCTGGCCGGCGGCGCGGTGGCGGCCCGGGGCGAGCTGGTCCTGTCCCTCCAGCGCATGACGCGCATGGGGCCGGTGGACCTGCTCGGCAACACGGTGCGCGTGCAGGCGGGCGCGGTGACGGAGGCCGTCCATCACCACTGCGCGGAGCACGGCCTCACCTGGCCGGTGGACTTCGCCTCCAAGGGCTCCAGCACGGTGGGCGGCAACATCGCCACCAACGCGGGCGGGGTGAAGGTCATCCGCTACGGCCTCACCCGGCAGTGGGTGCTGGGGCTCCAGGTCGTCACCGCCCAGGGGGAAGTGCTGGAGCTCAACGGCGCGCTGGAGAAGAACAACACCGGCACCGACCTGCGCCAGCTCTTCATCGGCAGCGAGGGCACCCTGGGCGTCATCACCGAGGCCACCCTCAAGCTCACCCAGCTCCCCGGCAAGCAGGACGTGTTCCTCTTCGCGGTGCCGGACGTGGCCGCCGTGCTGCGCCTGTTCCGCGACGCGCGCCGGCAGAACGCCTTCAGCATCTCCGCCTACGAGTTCTTCACCGACAAGTGCATGGCGCGCCTGGGCCGCCACCGCAAGCTGCGCCCGCCCTTCGAGACGCCCAGCGAGTGCTACGTGCTGCTGGAGGCGGAGGCGAAGGACGCCGCGGCGGTGGAGGGCTGGCTGGGCTCGCTCTTCGAGCGCGAGCTGGTGACGGACGGCGTCCAGGCCCAGGGCGCGGCGCAGGCGGCCGAGCTGTGGGCGCTGCGCGAGGGCATCAGCGAGAGCCTCTCCGCCACCGGCCTGCCGCACAAGAACGACATCTCCCTGCCGGTGGCGGGGCTGGAGGCCTTCTGCGCGGAGCTGGAGGCCATCTTCAGCGTGCGCTACCCGGGCTGGGAAATCTGCCTCTTCGGCCACATCGGCGACGGCAACCTGCACGTCAACGTGATGAAGCCGGACGCCATGGACAAGGCGGAGTTCCTGGCCCACACGAAGCAGGCGGACCCCACCATGTTCGCGCTGGTGCAGAAGCACGGCGGAAGCATCTCCGCCGAGCACGGCGTCGGCCTGCTGAAGAAGGACTACCTGGGCTACTCACGCGCGCCGGCGGAGCTGGCCCTGCTGCGCACCCTCAAGCGGGCGCTGGACCCTCAAGGCATCCTCAACCCGGGCAAGGTCGTGGATGCCTGA